From the genome of Solanum pennellii chromosome 6, SPENNV200:
GGAAAAAGATAATGCTTCATTTGAACACTACGAGAGATGATTTTGTATAAACTGTGACAAGGACAAGGTAGATATGTATAAGCATCCCAATCTGAGAAAATTTTCGAAGTTCCTGAGAAACTAGAATCTGAGTGGAGTAAAAAGCTTTTGCAAAATAAGTAACATACATCTGAAGTTGGTTTTGCGACTGGCTATGCTTATGGTTTCCAAGTAATCTTGTTTTGCATTGTAGTTTGTTGGTGTTGTAATTTGTAAATGATGATATGTATGTTCTTCTACAGACCGAAAGCTCGGGTGTTTCACACGAGCAGGTAAAATACTATCTCCTATATTGTGAATAGAGGTCCATTTTTTGTAATTGTTAGTTGGTTCAATGATGGACCCATCTCTTTCCTCAGGACTTTGTCAAGAAGGCATTTGAGCTGCATGACAAGTATATGGTGTATGTGAAAGGCTGTTTTGCTGATAACTCTATCTTTCACAAGGTATTCTAGTTGTTAACCATTGTGTGTTAATCCCTATATGATGTATTATTACTTGAGACGTTATCACTATTACTTGAGATATTATTGTAAAGAAATGTATCTTGAGTCTAACTCTTGTGGGGAGGATTGTCTAAGTCCATGTAAGGAGTTAAAATTCTTCTCATCCCACCGATGTGAGACTTCACACCCGACCTCACGCCCAGGAATGGGCATCTGGAGCATGGACAATTTAATATGGGGGAGCCCAACATCATAAATCATAAATTGGGATGTACCTAACTCTGGTACCATGTAAAGAAAATAGTTAAATGTGATATGGTAAAGTATATATATGAGTTACGAAAGGAAAAGTGTGAATATAGGACTCAAGCATCGTCTTCACTCATTCCCCTACTCGCTGATGTATAAACTCTTGACTTTCATAGGCTCTGAAAGAGGCATTTGAGGTCTTCTGTAACAAAAGTGTTGCCGGCTCTTCAACTGCAGAGCTCCTTGCTTCTTATTGTGATAATACCCTTAAAAAAGGTGGGAGTGAACAACTCAGTGACGATGTTATTGAGGATACATTGGAAAAGGTATGCACAAAATTTACATCCCTCTTCAGTTTGGTGGTCAAAACTTCATATTCTTGCTCTAACACCGTCAAAATGGTTTACTTTTTGTGTAGGTGGTCAAACTTGTTACGTACATCAGCGACAAAGATGTGTTTGCTGAGTTCTACAGGTTTGAATCTACTGCCAGCAGTTCCTTTTACAAAATCATTTGAGTTGATTGTTACATCTTTAACCATTTGGTATGCTAATTGTCTAAATGAATGATAGGAAGAAGCTTTCTCGCCGATTGCTTTTTGATAGAAGTGCCAATGAAGAACATGAAAGGCTTATCTTATCAAAGCTAAAGCAGCAGTGCGGTGGACAGTTTACATCCAAGATGGAGGGAATGGTTAGAATAGTTCAATGGACTTCTAAATGTTTTGTCTCTTCTCGTCCTTTGAGATATCTAAAATACGGGtggctggaaaatgtaaaaACAGGTGACAGATTTGTCATTGGTGAAGGATAATCAGACACACTTTCAGGAATATATCAGCAACAACCCTGCAACAAATCCTGGAATCGATATGACTGTCACTGTTCTTACAACTGGATTCTGGCCTAGTTATAAATCTTGTGATCTGAATCTCCCTGTGGAAATGGTAAGATGTGCTTCTCTCGCTATCCAGTCCATACTAGTAGTCGTAGTATCCTTCCTTTAGTTTCTTGTCCTTCGATATCTGTTACTATACATTGTTTCTTGTACTAAATTATCGtattatttagttttagttACGATCCAAAATACTTTGTTATGCTttcacttccattacttcttgtTGGACTTCTTTTTCTTGACCCAAGGGTCTATAGGTAACAACCTCTTTATCTCTAAGATAGGGGTAACGTCGCTATACACTCTACCCTAACTTTgttatgttgttgttcttattgTTTCTGAGCTCTTTGGTTTTGTCATTCATTTGTCTCAGGCAAAGGGCGTGGAAtccttcaaggaattttatcaGAAAAAAACGAAACACAGGAAACTAACATGGATATTCTCATTGGGACAATGTAACCTTAACGGAAAGTTTGAACAGAAAACTATTGAATTGATTCTGGGAACATACCAGGTGATCGATTGGTCAAGTATTTCTATTGCAAATATGCTGTTGAATTAACATGTTTCCTCTTTTCAGGCTGCTGCTCTATTACTATTTAATGCTTCTGATAAATGGAGTTACGCTGACATCAAGACTGAGTTAAACTTGGCTGATGATGACTTGGTCAGAGTCCTGGCATCTGTGTCATGTGCCAAGTACAAAATTCTTAACAAGGAGCCTAGCGGTAGAACTGTTTCATCAACTGATCATTTTGAGTTCAACTCCCAGTTCACTGACAAAATGAGGAGGATTCGGGTATAGATACTTGAGAATTTCACATGATACTCCACAATGATGTATTTTATAAAGGTATACTTGGAATTTATACTTCAGCAACGCGACTTGTTTGTACCTTTCAGGTCCCTTTGCCTCCTGTTGACGATAGGAAGAAAATGGTTGAGGAAGTTGGCAAGGACAGACGTTATGCAATTGATGCCTGTCTGGTGCGTATAATGAAGGCCAAGAAAGTTCTAACTCATCAACAGCTAATTTTGGAGTGTGTTGAGCAGTTGAGCAAAATGTTCAAGGTAACCACAATTTTTCAACCACTTTGGATATCTAAACATAGTAGGTTGTCGAGTATTCTCGTACTTGTAGTAGTATAACATAGGTATTGCATAGTTATTTTGCTgtcttgttttctttcttttactttcCTGCTTTTTCTGAGCCGGGGGTCTATCataaacaacctctctaccccaCGAAGGTAGAGGTAAGGTCTGCTTACATCATCCTACCTTCTCTAGACCCCACTTATGTTGTTGTAGCTTCGTTTGGTAATACCCCGAAATCCATATTTTAAATCAGTACCTTCACATTGGACATTTCATTTACTAGCTTTTATCTCGGTCTGATTCTTGAATTGTTACCTATGTAGCCTGATGTCAAAGCAATCAAAAAGAGGATCGAAGATCTTATCACTCGAGATTACTTGGAAAGAGACCTGGAGAACACAAACACATACAAGTACATTGCTTGAGGTGCTGATCTCATACCTCGGCTGGTTGACATTGTCTGCGCCTGACAATACATCAAATAAGTACTGCTAGTTTCTTGGTTGTAGCTAACGCGTTTTGCAGTTTCATGTTGACAATCACTGCACCTTGCCCCCCTATATGAATAGGAAACTTTTTGCAGTTTTAGATATCACTACAATACTTAGCAGTATCACTATGTATTCCCCTTTGTTATTATTTGTGGAATGAGGATCTTTGTATAAGTCTTATGCTTTGGTGGTTGCAGTAATGCCAACATTTACAATTGATTGTCTTTTTCTAGAACTGTACTCTTACCTCACCCAAATCTAGTCTGTCTTTTATTGCTATAAACAGTAGCGGATTCAGAATTTTGACGTAGTGGGGTTCTAAGCAGAATAGTTGGAGTTATGAAATGTTTGTCTAATTCAAGTTACTATGGATGAAGTGATCGAAATGATAAGTGGTTATGATTGCGGACACAGAGAAAGTGAGGGACCAATGGTTCTCTTTTGAATCAAGTAGCAACAAGAGTTTGAGTATTACAACTATAGGGTGGGGTTGGGAAACAAAGCTTTGTAAACAACTTGCTTCTTCCTCCCTTACTTCTTGGCGATTAGTGTAATTCGACTTTGAAACTAGGTCTACCAAACCTGCGAATAACACAATTCACCGCACATACAGTGGCGTAGCAAGAAATTTTAGGAAGGGTGTCCAAAAATCTCATAGCtcgtaaaaataatttaaagaatgCGTGTACTTAAATTTTGTAAGTCAAACTACATAacattaatgattaatttttttaattaaaatgtaccaatttttttaaaaattaaactacataatATTTAGCTTTAGTGTCACGTTTATTGATAGGAAgtaaacaaataaagaaaaagagagatatTTCAGTTTAGAGTGAAATCACTTTTACGCTTCAACATTTCACAAACCTCTAATGACTAAAAAcgagaaatgaaaaataaataatagaatcAAACGAGTTATATTAGAAgagaatttatataaaatattttcacttttagcagcttaatgaaaaaataaataatagaatcAAACGAGTTATATTAAAAGAGAatttatataaagtattttcACTTTTAGCAGCTTAATGGAATAACTACATAGGATTTTCttattaactttaaattaaataattcttttaaattttatttaaatttttaatgaaaagaaaaaaaatcaaagtcaaaTAACGGGAATTAAACCTGCGCACTGCAAGTTGCAAAGAACTCATTAAGAGTTGAACGACTAAAATCACTaagctaaatttttttttattgtttttcaagggtgtccaaaatgtgttatttaaccatttaaattattatttttcttataaatacgGTATAATTTTCTGAAGGAGGGTATCCAATTGGACACCCTAGCCAAAGGGTAGCTACGCCCTGCACATATAAAAAGACAAATACTCTTCAATTTTGTGATTTAGAACTTATATATTCCTTATTAAAACAATTAGCACATATATACCATCACCGTCTAACAAATAgagaatattttattaataggaaaactttcacatatagccactaaaaatagcctaattactctccataactatagtttgataattacaattcgtagcaacatgttatagggaggagagaggtgagcgagactgggagagataggagagaggcgagagaggggggaaagtgggagagaggtgaattgtatatgtatattggttagataattatatactatacatattatttgtataaaaagcaagcgagattgggagagggaggaaagAGGCAAGTGAGTTTGGGAgaaaggcgagcgagagagggcagagagtgggagagaggtgaattgtatatgtatattggttagataattgtatattttacatatgcatttgtataaatgACAACCGAGAGtggaagagagaggagagaggcgggCGAGATTGGAGAGGggggagagaggcaagcgagagtgggagagaggtgaattgtatatgcatattGAACATGTATACATGTTAGCCTATGATGTAAAAGAATACAACGTTTCttaatgtgttttttttatagtaGATTTGAGAATAATAAGTTACATGTAAATTCTTCATTGTCCACTTGCATTTGTTCATTTTGAAAGTCCCTACACCCATGTCTATTTGCTCTCCAATTACAATTAATTAGTCTATCACTGCAAGCTCGAAAAGTCAAACCTCAACCATTCATTGAAGTTGTTCTTTTAGGTAATCTTCCTATGGTAGTCCGTGCTTTATTTTGCTTGTCATACTTCCTATGGTAGTTCGTGCTTAATGATGATATAATATCTAAGATTTAGTATAATATAGACTTCAAACACATACCATAGTGGATTCATAATTTGTATGTAaatctttatatattttaaaaaatggttaGTAGTTAGCAAATTTTAACTTACAGAATGAGGATACAGATATTCTTAAAAAGATGACAGAACAACATCCCTCAACAAATTCTTCAGTTAGTTATTTTCCATCATCTCCAGAGAAAAAATTGAACAATGAAAGAGAAATGAAGCAATGATAATTGTTGGACAAGCTCAAGATCGTTATTGGGATGCAATCACCTCAGTGAAACCCAAAGACAATATGTTAATTGAACCTACCATtaatttaattctatatatttcaactttaaacaataaaaagaaagattaatCATTCTATCTAATCCATTCTTAATCATGGTATACAAATAtgaagaacaaaaaagaaacacaTGATCAATGTAATTAATGTTTTCGATCTTGTcttgataatgaaaattataacaaaatctaATGTAACaatcaatttctttttgaaCACAACAAAAATCCTAAACTAAAAGCAAGTTATAAGCAAATCAACAATTCAACTATATAAATAGAGATAAAGACCATATTTCAATAATGGAATTCTTATGTATCCTTATGACTGCATTAGGGAGATCTCACAACTTTCCCCACAAATTACGATATTATTTCACCAATTTAGAGCTCTTACACATAAGGATTGTAGGAGTAGCACATAAGAAACttttttgaaagatttaaatttataGGACAAAAATTGCAATATGCGAAAAGTCATAAAAATTCTGAATAAAATttggattaatatttttttgatttttttaactaaaaaaattgatgacatggccgaattataattggccacgtgtcaaaaatagttttcaaaACCATTGTAAAAATATTGGCATGATTGAGCATTTACTTTAACGGtaatggcataaatgagccaaatttttaactgatgacataaATAAACCTTTTATGAAAGttcaatgacatatttgagtcttttccctttaaaaaaaatcctcaAATGCTATGTGTATGTAATTGTGtaattcttttcttctcttttgtgcTATGAAGTATCACAATAAGATAATTGTAAAAGTTAGGATTGATTAGACGACGTACCTATGCGGTGGAGTTCATTGGACGTTAACGTGTTAGGTATGAATACAGTTCATATCTTTGTTGAAGTTGTTTCGTTATAGTCTTGCACGCTGCAGCCTAATCAATATTTAGATGCTTCAAATCACGTAAGTAGTATCGATAAATAAAGTCATTCTTTTGCCTTTAGAATTAAAAACAAATCGTCACAATTCTcagaattttgaaaaaagagaTTAAGAAGCATATATCTAAATCACAAGAGAAATTGTTAACAAAACCAAATGAATTTAGACTACATCATGTTAACTTCATATACTGGAACATTACACactaatgtatatatttagcaaaaaaataactattacaTCATANCCCCCCCCCCCCCATACTCGAGGTTATAGAATAAATCATCTTAGGATATAATGAATTACTTCATCAGAATAGTAGTACCTCATATTCTGCTAAACTTTGAACTTATTCAACAACAATAATGCGcacagaaaaaataaaaactcaagaagaagaagaagaatagaatattagaaaaaaatgtggTTGAAAAATGAGATGAagtccctctatttatagtaaaGAAATGTAGTATGAAGATATATCTTTTGTGTCTTATATGAAAAATCgagttaatacctcagatggtcactcaactttgcactattctctcagaaagtcactcaactttcaattttcccttaaaagtcactcaactatgcactcttctctcagaaagtcactcaactttcaatttcccctcaaaagtcactcaactatccactctttcctcagaaagtcactcaactatccactctttcctcagaaagtcactcaatctattaaattatttttaattaaaatttattgatattaattatttatataacaaaccaaaaattttaaaaaataaattaaatcatttagtgatccacccacctaacccgacccattaaaaaatatgatatgaccaattttattttatctttaatcctaaTTAATCTAATCCTAATTCAAGGTTAAAGAGAGggattaatttaggattaaagataaaataaaatgggtcatatcatatttttaatgggtcgggttaggtgggtggatcactaaatgatttaatttattttttaaaatttttgatttgttatataaataattaatatcaataaattttaattaaaaataatttaatagattgagtgactttctgaggaaagagtggatagttgagtgacttttgaggggaaattgaaagttgagtgactttctgagagaatagtgcaaagttgagtgaccatctgaggtattaactcatgaaaaatCATGACCTTTTCGAGAAGTCACATACTTTGAAAAAGtaacaactctttggaaaagtcacaaattATTgataaagtcacaactcatcaatAAAAAAGTCACAACGTAAGTTAggaatattaatttatttaacattcaagttagCAATTCATGCttttaaagtaatatatataNNNNNNNNNNNNNNNNNNNNNNNNNNNNNNNNNNNNNNNNNNNNNNNNNNNNNNNNNNNNNNNNNNNNNNNNNNNNNNNNNNNNNNNNNNNNNNNNNNNNNNNNNNNNNNNNNNNNNNNNNNNNNNNNNNNNNNNNNNNNNNNNNNNNNNNNNNNNNNNNNNNNNNNNNNNNNNNNNNNNNNNNNNNNNNNNNNNNNNNNNNNNNNNNNNNNNNNNNNNNNNNNNNNNNNNNNNNNNNNNNNNNNNNNNNNNNNNNNNNNNNNNNNNNNNNNNNNNNNNNNNNNNNNNNNNNNNNNNNNNNNNNNNNNNNNNNNNN
Proteins encoded in this window:
- the LOC107022024 gene encoding cullin-1-like, producing the protein MEETEEKTIELEEGMECVQKGLNKLKIIIEGEPESFTSDEYVMLYTTIYNMCTQKAPHDYSQQLYDKYKEAVEDYILTIVLPSLNKKHDEFLLKELEKRWASHKLMVKWLLKFFRYLDKFFIKRAEVPALNEVGLSCFRDLVYHDVKNRVTDAVIALIDQEREGEKIDRVLLKNVINLYIDMGKGRMDYYVNDFEEAMLRDSACHYSRKASTWIVEDSCPEYMLKAEECLQKEKDRVSHYLHSSTETKLLEKMQNQVLITYTNQLLEKEDSGCRALLKDEKVEDLTRMYSLFHKFPKGIELVAEIFKQHVAAEGMVVVQQAADVANNKTESSGVSHEQDFVKKAFELHDKYMVYVKGCFADNSIFHKALKEAFEVFCNKSVAGSSTAELLASYCDNTLKKGGSEQLSDDVIEDTLEKVVKLVTYISDKDVFAEFYRKKLSRRLLFDRSANEEHERLILSKLKQQCGGQFTSKMEGMVTDLSLVKDNQTHFQEYISNNPATNPGIDMTVTVLTTGFWPSYKSCDLNLPVEMAKGVESFKEFYQKKTKHRKLTWIFSLGQCNLNGKFEQKTIELILGTYQAAALLLFNASDKWSYADIKTELNLADDDLVRVLASVSCAKYKILNKEPSGRTVSSTDHFEFNSQFTDKMRRIRVPLPPVDDRKKMVEEVGKDRRYAIDACLVRIMKAKKVLTHQQLILECVEQLSKMFKPDVKAIKKRIEDLITRDYLERDLENTNTYKYIA